Proteins from a single region of Rhipicephalus sanguineus isolate Rsan-2018 chromosome 5, BIME_Rsan_1.4, whole genome shotgun sequence:
- the LOC119393866 gene encoding uncharacterized protein LOC119393866: MASQKRRKAYLDPESTASVPRATKWRLSSSASGTLGSSRASRRAAVQADESPSPSNSPQPLCNNSDDESQSSWHRTDTNYADFELTGESDDDYSDWAGEDSERVTFPCGTSFSDHEDEVPSFEFDQPCDSFNVEELALPFIEGGRLTRGDAYMMLLDIAVKFGLSWTAIEAIQKLFNNLLERKAFPQSKYLFKKVCGVDMDDVVFHFYCSHCRLHLADTKGNLDERKRLHVVCDMCRTQYSGSDLVHAGSFFVSMPIKKQLASILSSKTVGSAVMSSLTRKHSSESAMSDITDGAHYHEVRQNIDRSDITVTVNSDGSPVFNSSSYSIWPIQLAVNELPPRLRWNNIMTPVLWYGKEHPDMTLVLQAFVRQFEELNKTGLRWEFAGTVVKSKVFCICCCADSPARAAMQHMVQFNGYYGCSWCYHPGVNVDGKCRLQ, encoded by the exons ATGGCGTCGCAGAAAAGGCGAAAAGCCTACCTGGATCCTGAGTCTACTGCTTCCGTTCCGAGGGCTACAAAGTGGCGCCTTTCGAGTTCTGCCAGCGGTACTTTGGGTAGTTCACGAGCATCGCGTCGGGCAGCAGTTCAAGCCGATGAAAGTCCTTCCCCCTCGAATTCGCCGCAGCCGCTGTGCAACAACTCTGATGACGAAAGCCAAAGTTCATGGCATCGTACTGACACAAATTATGCCGACTTTGAGCTCACAGGTGAGAGTGACGATGACTACAGCGACTGGGCCGGTGAAGACAGTGAACGCGTGACGTTTCCGTGCGGCACGTCGTTCTCCGACCACGAAGACGAAGTTCCAAGCTTCGAGTTTGACCAGCCATGTGACTCGTTCAATGTTGAAGAACTGGCGCTTCCGTTCATTGAAGGTGGACGGCTCACTCGTGGAGATGCATATATGATGCTCCTGGACATTGCTGTAAAGTTCGGCTTATCGTGGACTGCGATTGAGGCGATTCAGAAGTTATTTAATAACCTCCTTGAAAGAAAAGCGTTTCCTCAAAGCAAGTACCTCTTCAAGAAAGTCTGTGGGGTCGACATGGACGATGTGGTATTCCACTTTTATTGCTCGCACTGCAGGTTGCACCTTGCAGATACAAAGGGCAACCTCGACGAGAGAAAACGCCTGCACGTTGTGTGCGACATGTGCCGTACTCAATACTCAGGCAGTGACCTCGTGCATGCTGGAAGTTTTTTTGTGAGTATGCCAATTAAGAAGCAGCTTGCATCCATCCTGTCTAGCAAGACAGTAGGCTCCGCTGTTATGAGCTCGCTCACTCGCAAACACAGCAGTGAAAGCGCAATGAGCGACATCACAGACGGTGCTCATTACCACGAAGTGCGGCAGAACATTGACAGGAGTGACATTACGGTGACTGTAAACTCCGATGGAAGTCCTGTATTTAATTCTTCAAGTTACAGCATATGGCCGATTCAGCTCGCCGTGAATGAGCTGCCGCCGCGACTGAGGTGGAACAATATCATGACGCCAGTGCTATGGTACGGGAAAGAACACCCGGATATGACCCTTGTACTGCAAGCCTTTGTGAGGCAGTTCGAGGAGCTCAACAAAACTGGCTTAAGATGGGAATTTGCAGGCACTGTGGTCAAATCAAAG GTGTTCTGCATTTGTTGCTGTGCAGATTCCCCTGCTAGAGCTGCAATGCAGCACATGGTGCAGTTTAATGGTTATTATGGCTGCAGCTGGTGCTACCACCCAGGTGTAAATGTTGATGGTAAGTGTCGCTTACAATAG